A stretch of Episyrphus balteatus chromosome 2, idEpiBalt1.1, whole genome shotgun sequence DNA encodes these proteins:
- the LOC129910952 gene encoding proton-coupled folate transporter yields MDKEPEHIQESCFQRCKRNLLSPWYRDISVEPTMFLYMFAFLFTSVVEQDFFVRKSCLVNNNYSLEICTNLDKFPEIKKEVQITTSKFHQWENISAHIFPIVLALFLGSWSDRRGRKFPLLMGLCGKFIYSIMMVVNAKQKSWPVEYVIFTATLPCAITGADVAIFASCFAYISDVSTLRNRTMRVTILDICYLSAMPTGVAFGSYMFNSVLNKSYASMFAINASIMFVGIVYSIIFLKWQTTPKQRSLRELSCSGFFPDFFDFQHLQDSIGVLVKKRPGNRRSFLIILLISMALYTFQRDEKPYLYLYAQLKFQWDVQIYSTFKTFQSSAYVVAALIAIPLMNKILGWRDTTIIFIGVCAHISARFFYYFADTPSFFYTGAVVCCLGPIVGPMIRSITSKIVPQSERGKVFALLSVCDNAVPFVSGICYSQIYRATIGQRSAVFLLTIATQVVVFFLTLGIHLKVGNNELALPDGDKENGLIPESVKSAEVVEAQTNKDSNGRDSNNISS; encoded by the exons CCCGAACATATACAAGAAAGTTGTTTTCAACGATGCAAACGAAATCTCCTATCACCATGGTACCGAGACATATCCGTGGAACCAACAATGTTTCTTTACATGTTTGCCTTTTTATTCACCTCTGTCGTagaacaagatttttttgttcgaaaatctTGTTTAGTTAATAACAATTATAGTTTAGAAATTTGCACTAATTTAGATAAATTtcccgaaattaaaaaagaagtaCAA ATAACAACATCAAAATTTCATCAATGGGAGAATATCTCAGCGCACATATTTCCAATAGTATTAGCTTTATTTTTAGGATCATGGTCAGATAGGAGAGGCCGCAAATTTCCATTGCTGATGGGTTTGTGTGGAAAGTTTATTTACTCAATTATGATGGTGGTAAATGCTAAACAAA aatCCTGGCCCGTGGAGTATGTGATTTTCACAGCAACTCTTCCTTGTGCGATCACAGGAGCCGATGTTGCAATATTTGCCTCCTGCTTCGCATACATTTCCGATGTTTCAACACTGCGAAATAGAACGATGAGGGTTACAATTTTAGATATCTGTTACTTGAGTGCCATGCCAACAGGAGTAGCTTTTG gTTCTTACATGTTCAACAGTGTCCTAAATAAATCGTATGCGTCAATGTTTGCCATTAATGCTTCAATAATGTTTGTCGGTATAGTCTACAGCATTATCTTCCTCAAG tGGCAAACAACACCAAAACAGAGATCATTACGAGAACTCAGTTGCAGTGGATTCTTTCCTGACTTCTTTGACTTTCAACATCTGCAAGATTCAATTGGAGTCCTTGTAAAAAAGCGTCCAGGCAATCGACGATCGTTTTTGATCATTTTACTGATCTCAATGGCTTTGTATACATTCCAAAGGGACGAGAAGCCCTATTTGTATCTCTATGCACAACTAAAATTCCAGTGGGACGTACAGATCTATAGTACCTTCAAGACTTTCCAGTCATCAGCTTATGTGGTCGCAGCTCTCATAGCTATTCCATTGATGAACAAAATCCTTGGATGGAGAGATACC ACAATTATTTTCATAGGAGTTTGTGCTCATATTTCGGCACGATTTTTCTACTACTTTGCCGACACACCATCATTTTTCTACACTGGAGCTGTTGTCTGCTGTTTGGGACCGATCGTTGGTCCCATGATCCGATCGATCACTTCTAAGATCGTTCCACAATCAGAGAGAGGAAAAGTCTTTGCTTTGTTGTCCGTTTGTGATAATGCAGTGCCTTTTGTCAGTGGAATTTGTTATTCACAAATCTATCGAGCCACAATCGGTCAAAGATCAGCAGTATTTTTACTAACAATAGCTACACAAGTCGTAGtgtttttcttaacttt AGGTATTCATTTAAAAGTTGGAAACAATGAACTTGCTCTTCCTGATGGCGATAAAGAAAATGGCCTCATTCCTGAATCTGTCAAGTCAGCTGAAGTTGTCGAAGCACAAACTAATAAGGACTCGAATGGTAGAGACAGTAATAATATTAGTAGCTAA